One window of the Paenibacillus beijingensis genome contains the following:
- a CDS encoding Ku protein, whose amino-acid sequence MHTVWKGAISFGLVHVPVKMFSATEDKDISLRMLHKKCGSNIAYVRQCPVCETDVEWDEIIKGYEYEKGHYVTFEKEELEALGGERSKSIEILDFVALEEIDPIYFQKTYYLSPDQAGGGAYLLLLEAMKQTGKIGIAKVSIRSKSSLAAIRVIEGCLAMETIFYPDEIRPVTQVPNLPEKMQTSDKELTMAKMLIEQLSTPFEPEKYTDDYRERMLETIQHKVAGEEVRVAPKHEQAQVLDLMAALQASLEAAKIPPSAADKTPSPAKPRGKRAAAAAAADAEPAVKKPAKPRAKKPKETVS is encoded by the coding sequence ATGCATACCGTCTGGAAAGGCGCCATCAGCTTCGGCCTGGTGCATGTGCCCGTCAAAATGTTTTCCGCCACCGAAGACAAAGATATTTCCCTGCGTATGCTGCATAAGAAATGCGGCAGCAACATCGCCTACGTCCGGCAGTGTCCCGTCTGCGAAACCGATGTCGAATGGGACGAAATCATCAAAGGATATGAATACGAAAAAGGGCATTACGTCACCTTTGAAAAGGAAGAGCTGGAGGCGCTCGGCGGCGAACGGTCGAAAAGCATCGAAATTCTCGACTTTGTCGCCTTGGAGGAAATCGATCCGATTTATTTTCAAAAGACGTATTATCTTTCTCCCGACCAGGCCGGCGGCGGAGCTTATTTGCTGCTGCTCGAAGCGATGAAGCAGACCGGCAAAATCGGCATCGCCAAAGTGTCGATCCGTTCCAAGAGCTCGCTGGCCGCCATCCGCGTCATCGAAGGCTGCCTGGCGATGGAGACGATTTTTTATCCCGATGAGATCCGACCGGTGACGCAGGTTCCGAATTTGCCGGAGAAGATGCAGACGAGCGACAAGGAACTGACGATGGCCAAAATGCTGATCGAACAGCTGTCCACCCCATTTGAGCCGGAAAAATATACCGACGATTACCGGGAGCGGATGCTCGAGACGATCCAGCATAAAGTGGCCGGCGAGGAAGTGCGTGTCGCGCCGAAGCACGAGCAGGCGCAGGTGCTCGATCTGATGGCCGCGCTGCAGGCCAGCCTCGAAGCGGCGAAAATCCCGCCTTCGGCAGCCGACAAGACACCGTCCCCGGCGAAGCCGAGAGGAAAGCGCGCCGCCGCTGCCGCCGCCGCGGATGCAGAACCGGCGGTAAAGAAACCGGCCAAGCCGCGCGCGAAGAAGCCGAAGGAAACCGT